A window from Hemibagrus wyckioides isolate EC202008001 linkage group LG19, SWU_Hwy_1.0, whole genome shotgun sequence encodes these proteins:
- the pfkfb3 gene encoding 6-phosphofructo-2-kinase/fructose-2,6-bisphosphatase 3 isoform X3, whose amino-acid sequence MTRELTQNRIQKIWVPSKDEKPATPRKSGGGPRLANSPLVIVMVGLPARGKTYMSRKLTRYLNWIGIPTKVFNVGEYRRETVKNYSSYDFFKSDNKEAVKIREQCAVSALQDVKRYLTELGGQVAVFDATNTTRERRDMILEFGAENSFKIFFIESVCDDPNVIATNIMEVKVSCPDYQDCNKTDAVEDFQKRIECYRANYQPLDPDDYDRNLSFIKVIDVGRRFLVNCIQDHIQSRIVYYLMNIHVQPRSIYLCRHGESQHNLQGRLGGDSGLSTRGRKFAGALSKFVTEQNLKNLKVWTSQLRRSIQTAEALNVPYEQWKALNEIDAGVCEEMTYEEMRERYPDEFALRDQDKYYYRYPSGESYQDLVQRVEPVIMELERQENVLVICHQAVMRCLLAYFLDKSADEMPYLKCPLHTILKLTPVAYGCKVESISLNVEAVNTHRDRPEEIKGSQGTLIRRNSVTPLTSHEPTKKPRIDSLDDTAIPELTPAPMSFCASANNSLALSTQDLKHHIPEKLAQLCQ is encoded by the exons ATGACAAGAGAACTAACGCAGAACAGGATCCAAAAGATCTGGGTTCCATCCAAGGATGAGAAACCCGCAACTCCTCGTAAAT CTGGTGGAGGTCCCCGTCTGGCTAACTCCCCGTTAGTCATAGTGATGGTTGGTCTACCGGCCAGAGGCAAAACATACATGTCTAGGAAACTCACTCGCTACCTCAACTGGATCGGCATCCCTACCAAAG tctttaaCGTTGGTGAATATCGCAGAGAGACCGTAAAGAACTACAGCTCATACGACTTCTTCAAATCGGACAACAAGGAAGCAGTCAAAATAAGAGA GCAATGTGCCGTATCTGCTCTCCAAGATGTCAAGAGGTACCTCACTGAGCTGGGCGGTCAAGTTGCA GTTTTCGATGccacaaacaccaccagagAAAGAAGAGACATGATCCTGGAGTTTGGTGCTGAGAATAGCTTCAAG ATCTTCTTCATCGAGTCTGTATGTGATGACCCAAATGTCATTGCAACCAACATCATG gaagtgaaggtCTCCTGTCCTGACTACCAAGACTGCAACAAAACGGACGCCGTAGAAGATTTTCAGAAGAGGATCGAGTGTTACAGGGCAAACTATCAGCCTCTGGATCCTGATGATTATGACAG gAACTTGTCCTTCATCAAGGTAATCGATGTGGGCCGCAGATTCCTAGTGAACTGCATCCAGGATCATATCCAGAGCCGCATCGTTTACTACCTAATGAACATCCACGTCCAGCCACGCTCTATCTACCTGTGTAGACATGGCGAGAGTCAGCACAACCTGCAGGGCCGCCTGGGAGGAGACTCCGGTCTCTCTACACGTGGTAGAAAG TTTGCTGGAGCTCTTTCCAAATTTGTCACAGAGCAGAATCTTAAGAACCTGAAGGTATGGACAAGCCAGCTAAGACGAAGCATTCAGACTGCCGAGGCGCTGAACGTCCCGTACGAGCAGTGGAAAGCCCTGAACGAGATCGATGCA ggtgtgtgtgaagaaatgaCCTATGAAGAAATGCGGGAGCGATACCCAGATGAGTTCGCTCTCAGAGACCAGGACAAGTATTATTACCGCTACCCCAGTGGGGAG TCCTACCAGGACCTGGTGCAGCGGGTAGAGCCGGTGATCATGGAGCTTGAGAGGCAGGAGAATGTTCTAGTCATCTGCCACCAAGCCGTCATGCGCTGCCTCCTTGCCTACTTTCTAGACAAGAGTGCTG ATGAGATGCCGTACCTAAAGTGTCCACTCCACACCATATTGAAGCTGACTCCAGTGGCTTATG GGTGTAAAGTAGAGTCCATCTCATTAAACGTTGAAGCAGTAAACACACACCGGGACAGACCTGAG gAGATAAAGGGAAGTCAAGGCACTCTAATTAGGAGAAACAGCGTGACTCCTCTCACGAGTCATGAACCCACTAAGAAGCCTCGTATCGATAGCCTGGACGACACGGCCATCCCTGAACTCACTCCAGCACCAATGAGCTTCTGTGCCAGTGCAAACAACTCCCTTGCACTGTCCACACAG GACCTAAAACATCACATCCCAGAAAAACTCGCCCAGCTCTGTCAGTGA
- the rbm17 gene encoding splicing factor 45, with the protein MSLYDDLGVATSDAKTEGWSKNFKLLQSQLKVKKAALTQAKTQRMRQSNVLAPVIDLKRGSTVDDRQISDTPPHTAAGLKDPAPAGFSSGDVLIPLADEYDPMFPNDYEKVVKRQREERQRQREQERQKEIEEREKKRKERHEGSAPSGFSRFPAEADSDEDEEYEKEKRKRSMGGAAIAPPSSLVEKDSSYSYDDEGRQRSKAAIPPPVFEDPERPRSPPGPTSSFLANMGGTVAHKIMQKYGFREGQGLGKHEQGLSTALSVEKTSKRGGKIIVGDSTEKPGGASQNAADTPGYISAVGDSKKNEVNPLTEILKCPTKVVLLRNMVGRGEVDEDLEAETKEECEKYGKVIKCVIFEISDVPDDEAVRIFLEFERVESAIKAVVDLNGRYFGGRVVKACFYNLDKFRVLDLGEAV; encoded by the exons ATGTCTCTGTACGATGATTTGGGAGTCGCCACCAGCGATGCAAAGACCGAAGGCTGGTCGAAGAACTTTAAATTGCTGCAATCCCAGCTTAAAGTGAAGAAAGCTGCCCTGACACAGGCAAAG ACACAGAGGATGAGGCAGTCAAATGTTCTGGCTCCAGTCATCGATCTGAAGAGGGGAAGCACTGTAGATGACAGACAGATCTCcgacacacctccacacacagcagcaggGTTGAAG gacCCTGCACCTGCTGGCTTTTCCTCAGGCGATGTTCTGATCCCGCTCGCTGACGAATATGACCCCATGTTCCCCAACGACTACGAGAAAGTGGTGAAAAGACAACGAGAGGAGCGccagaggcagagagagcagGAGCGGCAGAAGGAGATCGAGGAGAGGGAGAA GAAGCGCAAAGAGCGTCATGAAGGAAGTGCGCCCAGCGGTTTCTCTCGCTTCCCTGCAGAGGCAGACTCTGATGAAGACGAGGAgtatgagaaagagaagaggaagagaa GTATGGGCGGAGCTGCGATTGCACCTCCATCATCTCTAGTGGAGAAGGACT CTTCATACTCATATGACGATGAAGGTCGTCAGCGGTCCAAGGCAGCGATTCCGCCCCCTGTTTTTGAGGACCCTGAGAGACCACGCTCACCTCCAGGACCCACCAGCTCCTTCCTGGCCAACATGGG aGGGACGGTGGCTCACAAGATCATGCAGAAGTACGGCTTTCGGGAAGGCCAGGGCTTGGGAAAGCATGAGCAGGGGCTGAGTACTGCTCTGTCAGTGGAGAAAACAAGCAAACGGGGTGGAAAGATCATCGTTGGTGACTCAACAGAAAAGC CTGGAGGAGCCAGTCAGAATGCAGCAGACACGCCTGGTTATATTTCAGCAGTAGGAG ATTCAAAGAAGAACGAGGTCAACCCTCTGACTGAGATCCTCAAGTGCCCTACGAAGGTGGTGTTATTGCGG aacATGGTGGGAAGAGGAGAGGTGGATGAAGACCTAGAAGCTGAAACTAAAGAGGAGTGTGAAAAATATGGCAAAGTCATCAAGTGTGTTATCTTTGAG ATTTCGGATGTGCCAGATGACGAAGCTGTGAGAATATTCCTGGAGTTTGAACGGGTCGAGTCAGCTATTAAAG ccGTGGTGGATCTGAACGGAAGGTATTTTGGAGGTCGAGTGGTTAAAGCCTGCTTCTATAACCTGGACAAATTCCGTGTGTTAGACCTGGGAGAAGCGGTGTGA
- the pfkfb3 gene encoding 6-phosphofructo-2-kinase/fructose-2,6-bisphosphatase 3 isoform X1, producing the protein MTRELTQNRIQKIWVPSKDEKPATPRKSGGGPRLANSPLVIVMVGLPARGKTYMSRKLTRYLNWIGIPTKVFNVGEYRRETVKNYSSYDFFKSDNKEAVKIREQCAVSALQDVKRYLTELGGQVAVFDATNTTRERRDMILEFGAENSFKIFFIESVCDDPNVIATNIMEVKVSCPDYQDCNKTDAVEDFQKRIECYRANYQPLDPDDYDRNLSFIKVIDVGRRFLVNCIQDHIQSRIVYYLMNIHVQPRSIYLCRHGESQHNLQGRLGGDSGLSTRGRKFAGALSKFVTEQNLKNLKVWTSQLRRSIQTAEALNVPYEQWKALNEIDAGVCEEMTYEEMRERYPDEFALRDQDKYYYRYPSGESYQDLVQRVEPVIMELERQENVLVICHQAVMRCLLAYFLDKSADEMPYLKCPLHTILKLTPVAYGCKVESISLNVEAVNTHRDRPEEIKGSQGTLIRRNSVTPLTSHEPTKKPRIDSLDDTAIPELTPAPMSFCASANNSLALSTQTHRVPLPDSRIRVAVSEDLKHHIPEKLAQLCQ; encoded by the exons ATGACAAGAGAACTAACGCAGAACAGGATCCAAAAGATCTGGGTTCCATCCAAGGATGAGAAACCCGCAACTCCTCGTAAAT CTGGTGGAGGTCCCCGTCTGGCTAACTCCCCGTTAGTCATAGTGATGGTTGGTCTACCGGCCAGAGGCAAAACATACATGTCTAGGAAACTCACTCGCTACCTCAACTGGATCGGCATCCCTACCAAAG tctttaaCGTTGGTGAATATCGCAGAGAGACCGTAAAGAACTACAGCTCATACGACTTCTTCAAATCGGACAACAAGGAAGCAGTCAAAATAAGAGA GCAATGTGCCGTATCTGCTCTCCAAGATGTCAAGAGGTACCTCACTGAGCTGGGCGGTCAAGTTGCA GTTTTCGATGccacaaacaccaccagagAAAGAAGAGACATGATCCTGGAGTTTGGTGCTGAGAATAGCTTCAAG ATCTTCTTCATCGAGTCTGTATGTGATGACCCAAATGTCATTGCAACCAACATCATG gaagtgaaggtCTCCTGTCCTGACTACCAAGACTGCAACAAAACGGACGCCGTAGAAGATTTTCAGAAGAGGATCGAGTGTTACAGGGCAAACTATCAGCCTCTGGATCCTGATGATTATGACAG gAACTTGTCCTTCATCAAGGTAATCGATGTGGGCCGCAGATTCCTAGTGAACTGCATCCAGGATCATATCCAGAGCCGCATCGTTTACTACCTAATGAACATCCACGTCCAGCCACGCTCTATCTACCTGTGTAGACATGGCGAGAGTCAGCACAACCTGCAGGGCCGCCTGGGAGGAGACTCCGGTCTCTCTACACGTGGTAGAAAG TTTGCTGGAGCTCTTTCCAAATTTGTCACAGAGCAGAATCTTAAGAACCTGAAGGTATGGACAAGCCAGCTAAGACGAAGCATTCAGACTGCCGAGGCGCTGAACGTCCCGTACGAGCAGTGGAAAGCCCTGAACGAGATCGATGCA ggtgtgtgtgaagaaatgaCCTATGAAGAAATGCGGGAGCGATACCCAGATGAGTTCGCTCTCAGAGACCAGGACAAGTATTATTACCGCTACCCCAGTGGGGAG TCCTACCAGGACCTGGTGCAGCGGGTAGAGCCGGTGATCATGGAGCTTGAGAGGCAGGAGAATGTTCTAGTCATCTGCCACCAAGCCGTCATGCGCTGCCTCCTTGCCTACTTTCTAGACAAGAGTGCTG ATGAGATGCCGTACCTAAAGTGTCCACTCCACACCATATTGAAGCTGACTCCAGTGGCTTATG GGTGTAAAGTAGAGTCCATCTCATTAAACGTTGAAGCAGTAAACACACACCGGGACAGACCTGAG gAGATAAAGGGAAGTCAAGGCACTCTAATTAGGAGAAACAGCGTGACTCCTCTCACGAGTCATGAACCCACTAAGAAGCCTCGTATCGATAGCCTGGACGACACGGCCATCCCTGAACTCACTCCAGCACCAATGAGCTTCTGTGCCAGTGCAAACAACTCCCTTGCACTGTCCACACAG ACGCACCGTGTTCCACTACCTGACAGTCGTATCCGTGTTGCTGTTTCAGAG GACCTAAAACATCACATCCCAGAAAAACTCGCCCAGCTCTGTCAGTGA
- the pfkfb3 gene encoding 6-phosphofructo-2-kinase/fructose-2,6-bisphosphatase 3 isoform X2, whose translation MTRELTQNRIQKIWVPSKDEKPATPRKSGGGPRLANSPLVIVMVGLPARGKTYMSRKLTRYLNWIGIPTKVFNVGEYRRETVKNYSSYDFFKSDNKEAVKIREQCAVSALQDVKRYLTELGGQVAVFDATNTTRERRDMILEFGAENSFKIFFIESVCDDPNVIATNIMEVKVSCPDYQDCNKTDAVEDFQKRIECYRANYQPLDPDDYDRNLSFIKVIDVGRRFLVNCIQDHIQSRIVYYLMNIHVQPRSIYLCRHGESQHNLQGRLGGDSGLSTRGRKFAGALSKFVTEQNLKNLKVWTSQLRRSIQTAEALNVPYEQWKALNEIDAGVCEEMTYEEMRERYPDEFALRDQDKYYYRYPSGESYQDLVQRVEPVIMELERQENVLVICHQAVMRCLLAYFLDKSADEMPYLKCPLHTILKLTPVAYGCKVESISLNVEAVNTHRDRPEEIKGSQGTLIRRNSVTPLTSHEPTKKPRIDSLDDTAIPELTPAPMSFCASANNSLALSTQHWLGQACLRTVFHYLTVVSVLLFQRT comes from the exons ATGACAAGAGAACTAACGCAGAACAGGATCCAAAAGATCTGGGTTCCATCCAAGGATGAGAAACCCGCAACTCCTCGTAAAT CTGGTGGAGGTCCCCGTCTGGCTAACTCCCCGTTAGTCATAGTGATGGTTGGTCTACCGGCCAGAGGCAAAACATACATGTCTAGGAAACTCACTCGCTACCTCAACTGGATCGGCATCCCTACCAAAG tctttaaCGTTGGTGAATATCGCAGAGAGACCGTAAAGAACTACAGCTCATACGACTTCTTCAAATCGGACAACAAGGAAGCAGTCAAAATAAGAGA GCAATGTGCCGTATCTGCTCTCCAAGATGTCAAGAGGTACCTCACTGAGCTGGGCGGTCAAGTTGCA GTTTTCGATGccacaaacaccaccagagAAAGAAGAGACATGATCCTGGAGTTTGGTGCTGAGAATAGCTTCAAG ATCTTCTTCATCGAGTCTGTATGTGATGACCCAAATGTCATTGCAACCAACATCATG gaagtgaaggtCTCCTGTCCTGACTACCAAGACTGCAACAAAACGGACGCCGTAGAAGATTTTCAGAAGAGGATCGAGTGTTACAGGGCAAACTATCAGCCTCTGGATCCTGATGATTATGACAG gAACTTGTCCTTCATCAAGGTAATCGATGTGGGCCGCAGATTCCTAGTGAACTGCATCCAGGATCATATCCAGAGCCGCATCGTTTACTACCTAATGAACATCCACGTCCAGCCACGCTCTATCTACCTGTGTAGACATGGCGAGAGTCAGCACAACCTGCAGGGCCGCCTGGGAGGAGACTCCGGTCTCTCTACACGTGGTAGAAAG TTTGCTGGAGCTCTTTCCAAATTTGTCACAGAGCAGAATCTTAAGAACCTGAAGGTATGGACAAGCCAGCTAAGACGAAGCATTCAGACTGCCGAGGCGCTGAACGTCCCGTACGAGCAGTGGAAAGCCCTGAACGAGATCGATGCA ggtgtgtgtgaagaaatgaCCTATGAAGAAATGCGGGAGCGATACCCAGATGAGTTCGCTCTCAGAGACCAGGACAAGTATTATTACCGCTACCCCAGTGGGGAG TCCTACCAGGACCTGGTGCAGCGGGTAGAGCCGGTGATCATGGAGCTTGAGAGGCAGGAGAATGTTCTAGTCATCTGCCACCAAGCCGTCATGCGCTGCCTCCTTGCCTACTTTCTAGACAAGAGTGCTG ATGAGATGCCGTACCTAAAGTGTCCACTCCACACCATATTGAAGCTGACTCCAGTGGCTTATG GGTGTAAAGTAGAGTCCATCTCATTAAACGTTGAAGCAGTAAACACACACCGGGACAGACCTGAG gAGATAAAGGGAAGTCAAGGCACTCTAATTAGGAGAAACAGCGTGACTCCTCTCACGAGTCATGAACCCACTAAGAAGCCTCGTATCGATAGCCTGGACGACACGGCCATCCCTGAACTCACTCCAGCACCAATGAGCTTCTGTGCCAGTGCAAACAACTCCCTTGCACTGTCCACACAG CACTGGCTTGGCCAAGCTTGTCT ACGCACCGTGTTCCACTACCTGACAGTCGTATCCGTGTTGCTGTTTCAGAG GACCTAA
- the pfkfb3 gene encoding 6-phosphofructo-2-kinase/fructose-2,6-bisphosphatase 3 isoform X4, whose protein sequence is MTRELTQNRIQKIWVPSKDEKPATPRKSGGGPRLANSPLVIVMVGLPARGKTYMSRKLTRYLNWIGIPTKVFNVGEYRRETVKNYSSYDFFKSDNKEAVKIREQCAVSALQDVKRYLTELGGQVAVFDATNTTRERRDMILEFGAENSFKIFFIESVCDDPNVIATNIMEVKVSCPDYQDCNKTDAVEDFQKRIECYRANYQPLDPDDYDRNLSFIKVIDVGRRFLVNCIQDHIQSRIVYYLMNIHVQPRSIYLCRHGESQHNLQGRLGGDSGLSTRGRKFAGALSKFVTEQNLKNLKVWTSQLRRSIQTAEALNVPYEQWKALNEIDAGVCEEMTYEEMRERYPDEFALRDQDKYYYRYPSGESYQDLVQRVEPVIMELERQENVLVICHQAVMRCLLAYFLDKSADEMPYLKCPLHTILKLTPVAYGCKVESISLNVEAVNTHRDRPEEIKGSQGTLIRRNSVTPLTSHEPTKKPRIDSLDDTAIPELTPAPMSFCASANNSLALSTQHWLGQACLT, encoded by the exons ATGACAAGAGAACTAACGCAGAACAGGATCCAAAAGATCTGGGTTCCATCCAAGGATGAGAAACCCGCAACTCCTCGTAAAT CTGGTGGAGGTCCCCGTCTGGCTAACTCCCCGTTAGTCATAGTGATGGTTGGTCTACCGGCCAGAGGCAAAACATACATGTCTAGGAAACTCACTCGCTACCTCAACTGGATCGGCATCCCTACCAAAG tctttaaCGTTGGTGAATATCGCAGAGAGACCGTAAAGAACTACAGCTCATACGACTTCTTCAAATCGGACAACAAGGAAGCAGTCAAAATAAGAGA GCAATGTGCCGTATCTGCTCTCCAAGATGTCAAGAGGTACCTCACTGAGCTGGGCGGTCAAGTTGCA GTTTTCGATGccacaaacaccaccagagAAAGAAGAGACATGATCCTGGAGTTTGGTGCTGAGAATAGCTTCAAG ATCTTCTTCATCGAGTCTGTATGTGATGACCCAAATGTCATTGCAACCAACATCATG gaagtgaaggtCTCCTGTCCTGACTACCAAGACTGCAACAAAACGGACGCCGTAGAAGATTTTCAGAAGAGGATCGAGTGTTACAGGGCAAACTATCAGCCTCTGGATCCTGATGATTATGACAG gAACTTGTCCTTCATCAAGGTAATCGATGTGGGCCGCAGATTCCTAGTGAACTGCATCCAGGATCATATCCAGAGCCGCATCGTTTACTACCTAATGAACATCCACGTCCAGCCACGCTCTATCTACCTGTGTAGACATGGCGAGAGTCAGCACAACCTGCAGGGCCGCCTGGGAGGAGACTCCGGTCTCTCTACACGTGGTAGAAAG TTTGCTGGAGCTCTTTCCAAATTTGTCACAGAGCAGAATCTTAAGAACCTGAAGGTATGGACAAGCCAGCTAAGACGAAGCATTCAGACTGCCGAGGCGCTGAACGTCCCGTACGAGCAGTGGAAAGCCCTGAACGAGATCGATGCA ggtgtgtgtgaagaaatgaCCTATGAAGAAATGCGGGAGCGATACCCAGATGAGTTCGCTCTCAGAGACCAGGACAAGTATTATTACCGCTACCCCAGTGGGGAG TCCTACCAGGACCTGGTGCAGCGGGTAGAGCCGGTGATCATGGAGCTTGAGAGGCAGGAGAATGTTCTAGTCATCTGCCACCAAGCCGTCATGCGCTGCCTCCTTGCCTACTTTCTAGACAAGAGTGCTG ATGAGATGCCGTACCTAAAGTGTCCACTCCACACCATATTGAAGCTGACTCCAGTGGCTTATG GGTGTAAAGTAGAGTCCATCTCATTAAACGTTGAAGCAGTAAACACACACCGGGACAGACCTGAG gAGATAAAGGGAAGTCAAGGCACTCTAATTAGGAGAAACAGCGTGACTCCTCTCACGAGTCATGAACCCACTAAGAAGCCTCGTATCGATAGCCTGGACGACACGGCCATCCCTGAACTCACTCCAGCACCAATGAGCTTCTGTGCCAGTGCAAACAACTCCCTTGCACTGTCCACACAG CACTGGCTTGGCCAAGCTTGTCT GACCTAA